In Archocentrus centrarchus isolate MPI-CPG fArcCen1 chromosome 22, fArcCen1, whole genome shotgun sequence, one DNA window encodes the following:
- the LOC115772677 gene encoding serine/threonine-protein kinase pim-2-like: MRRSRQSELLDEELQVTGYTPPQQGGKCSRDRRRSHAGKSCGTTTQLNESLGQNCSGSAKKRKADTTSESPRKRQRCASGAAQLAFEAVPAKGVKRKASTEREPLGKKQKCGPSCTNCDEAIGGANLKEQDNAEKLVASQAPETANRERARDPSPGPSNSTEKRASAFLQFAHNRACFEKKYVERGLLGRGGFGSVYAGRRKMDRLPVAIKHIRKEDVKRQEVDVNGRTCIIPLEAFLMLKLGAGAASVGTCAAVSILDWYELEQEVLLVIERPVPCVDLLNYLVYNGGYLKEDVAKNIMKQLVDAALMMHTKGVFHCDIKADNLLLETGSKNPRVRIIDFGCGCLVQEEPYSSFSGTRVGSPPEISKCRSYEAVSITVWQLGMLLYEMLNDVECFTISELLRGKLPLNIKMSQDCWNFLRLCLTADPQERATLEQLQQHPWLQNHTVVTPETPGDMPGL; the protein is encoded by the exons AGAGCTGTGGCACCACCACCCAACTCAACGAGAGCTTGGGACAAAATTGCAGCGGATCTGCAAAGAAGAGGAAGGCCGACACAACATCCGAGTCTCCCAGAAAAAGGCAGAGGTGTGCCAGTGGAGCCGCTCAGTTGGCATTCGAGGCTGTTCCAGCAAAGGGTGTCAAAAGGAAGGCCAGCACCGAACGAGAGCCACTTGGAAAAAAGCAGAAGTGTGGACCCAGCTGCACAAACTGCGATGAAGCCATCGGGGGGGCTAACTTGAAGGAGCAGGACAATGCCGAGAAGCTGGTGGCATCACAGGCTCCCGAGACAGCAAACAGGGAGCGTGCCCGTGACCCCTCCCCAGGTCCATCAAACTCCACAGAAAAAAGAGCGAGTGCATTCCTCCAATTCGCACACAACAGAG cttGCTTTGAGAAGAAGTACGTGGAGCGTGGCCTGCTTGGTCGAGGAGGTTTTGGTTCAGTTTATGCTGGGAGGAGAAAGATGGATAGATTACCA GTGGCGATCAAACACATCCGCAAGGAAGATGTGAAGCGTCAAGAAGTG GACGTCAATGGCAGGACATGCATAATCCCGCTGGAAGCTTTCCTCATGCTGAAACTGGGAGCTGGAGCAGCATCAGTAGGCACTTGTGCAGCTGTCTCTATACTAGACTGGTATGAGCTAGAGCAGGAGGTTCTTCTGGTCATAGAAAGACCAGTCCCATGTGTGGACCTGCTGAACTATTTGGTATACAATGGTGGATACCTGAAGGAGGATGTTGCTAAG aacATCATGAAGCAGCTGGTGGATGCAGCTTTAATGATGCACACCAAAGGCGTCTTCCACTGTGACATCAAGGCTGACAACCTGCTCCTCGAGACCGGCTCCAAAAACCCTCGAGTGCGCATCATAGACTTTGGATGTGGCTGCCTGGTACAGGAAGAACCATACAGCAGCTTCAGTG GGACCAGAGTGGGTTCCCCTCCAGAGATTTCCAAATGCAGGAGCTATGAGGCTGTCTCCATCACAGTCTGGCAGCTGGGCATGCTGCTTTATGAAATGCTGAATGATGTGGAATGTTTCACCATCTCAGAGTTGCTCCGTGGGAAACTTcctttaaacattaaaatgtcCCAAG ACTGCTGGAATTTTCTGAGGCTCTGCTTAACTGCAGACCCACAAGAGCGGGCCACCTTagagcagcttcagcagcacCCCTGGCTGCAGAATCACACTGTAGTCACACCTGAAACACCTGGTGATATGCCTGGCCTgtaa